In Haloarchaeobius litoreus, the following are encoded in one genomic region:
- a CDS encoding formyltransferase family protein, which produces MHLLYHAQTRGVFFSHVVLVGDGAGEYDIFRSYRNKNGFELHFVPDANSVECETVLRGIQPDIMAIKTGGTILEERIIEIPSVATINVHPSLLPNYRGIDAEYWALLHDDAVGSSAHVVDIGVDTGDLIAQRKLDEDSADSAGEIIEQNYYETTHQVMVDAILRYEDESAEPEPQDTTEGKQYFSMHEKLRDIVDELVQQKR; this is translated from the coding sequence ATGCACCTCCTCTATCACGCACAGACGCGAGGTGTTTTCTTCTCACACGTGGTACTCGTGGGTGATGGTGCGGGAGAGTACGACATCTTCCGATCCTACAGAAACAAGAATGGCTTCGAGTTACATTTCGTTCCTGATGCGAACAGTGTCGAGTGTGAAACCGTTCTACGGGGTATCCAGCCAGATATCATGGCAATCAAGACAGGTGGAACGATTCTGGAGGAGAGGATAATTGAGATACCCTCGGTGGCGACTATCAACGTACACCCAAGTCTCCTCCCGAACTACCGAGGAATTGACGCTGAGTACTGGGCGCTCCTACATGACGATGCCGTGGGGTCGAGTGCCCATGTCGTTGATATTGGCGTTGACACAGGCGACCTGATTGCCCAACGGAAGTTAGATGAAGACTCAGCCGATTCTGCGGGAGAGATTATCGAGCAAAATTACTACGAAACCACGCACCAAGTCATGGTTGACGCAATTCTGAGATACGAAGACGAGTCTGCGGAACCAGAACCACAAGATACGACTGAGGGAAAGCAGTACTTCAGCATGCACGAGAAACTACGTGATATCGTCGACGAACTCGTCCAACAAAAGAGGTAA